The following nucleotide sequence is from Phycisphaerales bacterium.
CTGCCCCACCACGGCGCCCGTCGGCTTGTCATTAACATAAAAATTGCCCGCGCTGTAGCGCAGCGTCTCCGCCGCCGTTGCGATCGCCCGGCGATCATTCGCAAACACCGCGCCCGTCAGGCCGTAGGGCGACGTGCGGTCCACCAGCGCCAGCGCTTCTTCAAACGACCCGTCGTATACATGCACGCTCAACACCGGACCGAAGATCTCTTCGCACATGCTCGGCACCTGAGGATCGCGTGCCTCGATGAGCGTCGGCTGTACAAACCATCCCTCGCGCCCATCGCAGCCGCCGCCGGCGAGGAGCGTTGAACCCTTCGACTCGCGCGCCGCTCCAATGTAATGCGCGCACTTCTCAAAAGACTGCCGGTGAATCACCGCTCCCATGAAGTTGCCAAAGTCGGTTACATCGCCCATGCGGATCGTCCCGATCTCGCTGACCAGCCGGTCGCGGATCCGGCTCCACATCAACCGCGGCAGATAAGCGCGCGACAGGGCGGAACACTTCTGCCCCTGGAATTCGTACGCGCCGCGGATCAGCGCTGCGACGACCGCATCTGCATCCGCCGACTCGTGCGCGATGAGAAAGTCCTTGCCGCCCGTTTCGCCCACGAGCCGGGGGTAGTCGCGATATTGATCGAGATTCGCGCCGACCATGCGCCAGAGGCTGCGAAAGACGGCGGTCGAGCCGGTGTAGTGCAGCCCGGCAAAGTCGCGCTGCGAAAGCACGAGGCGCGTTACCATCTCCGCGTCGCCAGTCACGAAGTTGATCACGCCCGGCGGCAGGCCCGCCTCCTCGAACAACTGCATGAGTAGCGCGTTGCTGTAGAGCGCGTGCGGCGAGGGCTTCCAGATCACGGTATTGCCCATCAGTGCCGGAGCGTGCGGCAGGTTGCCGGCGATGCTCGTGAAGTTGAAAGGCGTAACCGCGTAGACAAAGCCTTCGAGCGGCCGCGCCTCGACTCGATTCCACGTGCCGCGCGGCGAGACGTCCGGCTGCGTCTGCTCGATCAGCCGCTCCATGTACTTCACGTTGAACCGGAAGAAATCGATGAGTTCGCACGCGGCATCGATCTCGGCCTGGTGGCAGGTCTTGGACTGATTGAGCATTGTCGCCGCGTTGAGCCGATCGCGCCACGGCCCGGCGAGCAGATCGGCAGCGCGCAGGAAGATGGCGCCGCGATCCTGCATCGACATCGCGGCCCAGTCAGCCTTGGCCGCTCGCGCCGCTTCGATCGCCGCCACCACCTCCGCTTCGCCGGCCTGATGCACCGTTGCCAGCACGTGCGCGAGCCGATGCGGCACGCGCGCCTCGGCGATGCGACCGGTGCGCACCGCCCGCCCGCCGATGATCAGCGGCAGTTCGACTGGCTCACCCTGCTGGCGATCAAGTTCGCGTTGGAGCGAATCGCGCTGCGCCGTGCCGGGTGCGAATGAGAGGACCGGCTCGTTGACCGGCTCGGGAAAGCTGCCCACGCCATGTGCCATGCAAAGTGCTCCGCTGCGAATGTTCATGAGCGGCTCCGCACCAGCGGCGGGCCCTGTTCCATTCTACGGACCAGCACACCCGGGCAAGCCAGCCGGCGCCCAAGCCGAGCCAAGCCCGACGTTTGACCGATGTAGCCGCCGCCCTACCATCCCTCACCGGGCGATTAGTTCAGTTGGCTAGAACGCACGGATCACACCCGTGAGGTCACTGGTTCGAGTCCAGTATCGCCCACTTTCGACAAGCTCAGCCGAGCAAAGAGGTTGCGGGTACCGCTTTGCCATCGCCATGCACGCATGGCGCGGCTCCAGTTTCAGTAGTCTACTGAGAGTTGGAGCTCGCGCCCGTGTCACCGAAAAAAACGCAACGCCGATCGATCAATCGCGCAGCGCCGCGCGCACTCCTCACGCGCCTAGCGCGAGGCGCGGTTCCCTTCCTGCAGCCTCCACAAGGCCTCCGGCCAGGCCGTGGTTCGACTCAACGGACACCACCACTACCTCGGACCATTCGACTCCTCAATCAGCCGCGAGCGCTACGCCCGGCTCATCGCTGAGTTGGAGGCGAACGAACGCGCCATGCCCGTGCAGCGCGGCTGAGACGCCACCATCGCGCAAGTCATCGACGTTCTGGAGACATGCCAAGTCCTGTTACCGGCGTCCCGATGGGACGCACTGGCGGGCATGTTGCGGACGGTACTGGGACACCGAGTGCCGATTCTCATGGAAGATGTGCTGCGTGGCCGCGCGCCGCGCGAGCGACTAGAGTCGCGGATGAGCACGCCGCCACTGGCAATTCGAGTCGCGCTGGTTTGCGCTCTGGCGTGGGCGGCGATACCTCTCGACGGAAATGGCGCCCGCTCTGGCGGATGGGCAGTTCGAGGCCTTCGACATCCGGGAGGTAAGGTCACCGGTTCAGCCAAGCCGATCAGAGGGTGACCCAATTCTCCACGGAGAGTGGGCGTGAAACCTGTCCGCGTTGATGCCCCGCCGCAAGCGCCGGCGGAGGACGACGGCTGCCGTGATTCCCGAGAGCGCCGATGTCAGTCACGCCCTCATTGCCGAAGTCAGCGACTTCACGCGCTGGGGGGATGAAGGTCCCTGTGCCTGACTTCGGCACGGTCGACGTTGCCGCACTGGCCATCGCGATCTTGGCAGCCAAATGCCGCGCGATGCATGGCTGGATCGTCACCCTCGCCGCCAACTTTGAGGCGACAGATTTCGCTCGCGGTTCTGATTGGCTCATACTCTGATCTGGCGGAGGAAGCGGCGGCGGTCGATCCACGCGACGATCGCACAACATGCAGAGACCGTCAGCGCCAGAGCGAAGAGCAGGCCGCCGTCGTCATGAACGACGATCCCCAGGCGGGTGAGATGGCTTGCAATGGCGCCGAGCATGATGCCCAGACCCAGCAGCGCGCCCAGCCACCCCGTGGAGGGAATGAGCAGCAGCACGGCCGCGGCCAGTTCGGCCACCCCTGACAACCATCGGCCCCACGGCTCCACGCCAAGCGTCGAAAAGATGTACACGCTCTCAGCCGAGCCGCTGAACTTGAAGAAGAGCGTTTGGAGGAGAATGACTGCGGCAAGGATGCGCGCGACCCATCCCACGACTGCGACAAATCCGTGCGGGGCAGCGGTCATGACGCGATCATAGGCGATCGCGTTGTGCCCGCAACTGGACCGACATTCGCCGTCGCGCTTCTATCGCCGCCCTTGCACGCTTTGGCGCGAGACGATCTTATCTTATTGAAGCGGGTGACCCGACTCTGGGCGTCATCCTGGATGACTATGGCGAGGTCGTTGCGGTCGAACGGCCTGACCGACGACGATGAATTGCGGAAACGATTCGAGCATGCGGATCAGCGCCGCGGCCAAAGTCCTCTTCGCAACGGCAGGAAATTCTCAGCGACTTCCAGGTCATCGGCGGCGAGTTCGGTCAGCTTCGCCGACAACGCGCATGAGCGACGATCCTCTAAAGCCGTTTTCACTTCGAATTCACAGGTGGTTCACGGCTGCAAACTAGCGTCATGGTGAACAAGAGGATCTCAGGGCGATGACGGATCAAACCGCATTACAAACGAAGCGATCGAGTGCGGCGGGTGCGATGGCTGTGCTCGGCGGGGTCGGTTTGATCGCGCTGTGCGGGATGGCCGTCTGGCGCCACCTGAACCGCTACCAATTCGCCGGACGGATCGTGCTCATCGCAGGTGGGTCGCGCGGCCTCGGGTTGGTCATGGCCCGGCAACTCGCCGCCGAGGGCGCACGCGTCTGCCTGTGTGCCCGCGACGGCGAAGAACTCGACCGCGCGCACCGCGAACTCAATGAGATGGGATACGAAGTCCTCTCCTGCACGTGCGATATCAGCGAGGAGCGCGATGTGCGCGAGATGGTGCGCTGGATCGAGCAGAGATGGGGACCAGTGGACGTGCTCATCAACTGCGCCGGCGTGATTCGCGTCGGGCCGATCGAGGCGATGACGGAAGATGACTACGAATACATGCTCGACGTGCACCTGCGCGGGCCGCTGAACACGATCAATGCGGTCACTCCCGGAATGCGGCAGCGAGGCGGCGGCCGCATTGTAAACGTCGCGTCGATCGGCGGTCTCATGCCGATCC
It contains:
- the pruA gene encoding L-glutamate gamma-semialdehyde dehydrogenase is translated as MAHGVGSFPEPVNEPVLSFAPGTAQRDSLQRELDRQQGEPVELPLIIGGRAVRTGRIAEARVPHRLAHVLATVHQAGEAEVVAAIEAARAAKADWAAMSMQDRGAIFLRAADLLAGPWRDRLNAATMLNQSKTCHQAEIDAACELIDFFRFNVKYMERLIEQTQPDVSPRGTWNRVEARPLEGFVYAVTPFNFTSIAGNLPHAPALMGNTVIWKPSPHALYSNALLMQLFEEAGLPPGVINFVTGDAEMVTRLVLSQRDFAGLHYTGSTAVFRSLWRMVGANLDQYRDYPRLVGETGGKDFLIAHESADADAVVAALIRGAYEFQGQKCSALSRAYLPRLMWSRIRDRLVSEIGTIRMGDVTDFGNFMGAVIHRQSFEKCAHYIGAARESKGSTLLAGGGCDGREGWFVQPTLIEARDPQVPSMCEEIFGPVLSVHVYDGSFEEALALVDRTSPYGLTGAVFANDRRAIATAAETLRYSAGNFYVNDKPTGAVVGQQPFGGARASGTNDKAGSALNLLRWTSVRTIKENFDPPRDYRMPYME
- a CDS encoding DoxX family protein, coding for MTAAPHGFVAVVGWVARILAAVILLQTLFFKFSGSAESVYIFSTLGVEPWGRWLSGVAELAAAVLLLIPSTGWLGALLGLGIMLGAIASHLTRLGIVVHDDGGLLFALALTVSACCAIVAWIDRRRFLRQIRV
- a CDS encoding SDR family oxidoreductase, translated to MTDQTALQTKRSSAAGAMAVLGGVGLIALCGMAVWRHLNRYQFAGRIVLIAGGSRGLGLVMARQLAAEGARVCLCARDGEELDRAHRELNEMGYEVLSCTCDISEERDVREMVRWIEQRWGPVDVLINCAGVIRVGPIEAMTEDDYEYMLDVHLRGPLNTINAVTPGMRQRGGGRIVNVASIGGLMPIPHLTPYCASKHALVGLSQGLRLELKKNGIVVTTACPGLMRTGSQAQAEFKGQHRREYAWFSISASLPLASESAERAAAQIINACRYGKARVTLTFQAKVAALANAVAPGPTSWLLELVNRALPGDGGIHDQVAKGLESQSVWSPSLLTVLGDRAARRNNELDPARRHNGRRCFSVD